From Deltaproteobacteria bacterium RIFCSPHIGHO2_02_FULL_44_16, the proteins below share one genomic window:
- a CDS encoding murein biosynthesis integral membrane protein MurJ: MKEVMSHISRRTGIIGFFTLLSRILGLLRDSVLAYAFGATAMADAFYVAFRIPNLLRRLVAEGSLTVAFVPIYTEWLRKSRESGREAASVVFSVLTLFLTLLVIFGILFAPWIVQLIARGFSDDPQTFTLTVYLTRLMFPYIFFISLVALAMGVLNSLKRFVATSASPIVLNVGIIFGALLLRHFFDLPVVGVAVGVLLGGVLQLAMQIPSLRKEGMLPRFDVRLRHPALKGLLLLMIPSAIGAAVYQINVLVITRFASYLPEGSVSYLWYADRVAEFPLGVFGLALATAILPTLSDHAVDQDREAFVETMNYGLRLTFLITIPASVGLYILAEPIVALLFERGVFDVTATKATAAALLFFAIKIPFLSAVRNIAGGFFALKDAKTPVVVSVFAVAVNALAALWLMKTFAHVGLAAALAISSAFNFFLLLYLFRRKMGLIGGRKLLSSLGKTLLASFIMGSVLLLGEKFFGTPYGISLILFILVGMGVFFVAAKLIHPEEFSALMAIIRRKQKMHV; the protein is encoded by the coding sequence ATGAAGGAAGTTATGAGTCATATTAGCCGGCGAACCGGGATCATCGGTTTTTTCACCCTTCTGAGTCGTATTCTCGGCCTTCTTCGTGACAGTGTTTTGGCGTATGCTTTTGGAGCAACGGCGATGGCCGATGCGTTTTATGTCGCTTTTCGCATTCCAAATCTTCTTCGGCGCCTTGTTGCAGAAGGGTCCCTCACGGTTGCTTTTGTTCCGATTTATACCGAGTGGCTTCGCAAATCGCGAGAGAGTGGAAGAGAGGCAGCATCGGTCGTTTTTTCGGTCTTAACTCTTTTTCTCACCCTTCTTGTCATTTTTGGAATTCTCTTTGCACCGTGGATCGTCCAGCTCATTGCTCGCGGATTTTCTGACGATCCGCAAACATTTACGCTGACGGTCTACCTTACCCGTCTCATGTTCCCCTACATTTTTTTTATTAGTCTCGTTGCTCTTGCTATGGGAGTTCTTAATTCACTCAAACGTTTTGTTGCTACCTCAGCTTCTCCTATTGTGCTCAATGTCGGAATCATTTTTGGCGCACTCTTACTTCGTCATTTTTTTGATCTTCCTGTTGTCGGGGTTGCTGTTGGAGTTCTCCTGGGAGGTGTATTGCAACTTGCAATGCAGATTCCTTCACTTCGAAAAGAAGGAATGCTCCCGCGCTTTGATGTTCGTCTTCGCCATCCAGCGCTGAAAGGTCTCTTGTTGCTGATGATTCCTTCGGCTATTGGGGCTGCTGTCTATCAAATCAATGTCTTGGTCATTACGCGATTTGCATCCTATCTTCCAGAAGGAAGTGTCTCTTATCTTTGGTATGCAGATCGTGTGGCCGAGTTTCCGCTCGGTGTTTTTGGCCTTGCTCTTGCGACTGCCATCTTGCCTACACTTTCAGATCATGCGGTTGATCAGGATCGAGAGGCATTTGTCGAGACGATGAACTATGGATTGCGTCTGACTTTTTTGATTACGATTCCAGCTTCGGTTGGTCTCTATATCTTGGCTGAACCGATTGTGGCTCTTCTTTTTGAGCGCGGAGTTTTTGATGTGACTGCGACCAAAGCCACTGCTGCGGCATTACTCTTTTTCGCCATCAAGATTCCATTTCTTTCAGCCGTACGAAATATTGCCGGAGGTTTTTTTGCATTAAAAGATGCGAAAACTCCGGTCGTGGTTTCGGTATTTGCGGTTGCCGTCAATGCACTTGCGGCACTATGGTTGATGAAAACTTTTGCGCATGTAGGTCTCGCAGCTGCGCTTGCGATTTCGAGCGCTTTTAATTTCTTTCTTCTGCTTTATCTTTTTCGTCGCAAGATGGGACTTATTGGAGGGAGGAAATTACTTTCATCTCTTGGGAAAACGTTGCTCGCTTCTTTCATCATGGGAAGTGTGCTTCTTCTCGGAGAGAAATTTTTCGGAACGCCTTACGGTATTTCTTTAATCCTCTTTATTCTTGTTGGAATGGGAGTATTTTTTGTCGCTGCCAAACTCATTCATCCCGAAGAGTTTTCAGCACTTATGGCGATTATCAGGAGAAAGCAAAAGATGCATGTTTGA